One Denticeps clupeoides chromosome 10, fDenClu1.1, whole genome shotgun sequence genomic window carries:
- the ythdf1 gene encoding YTH domain-containing family protein 1 isoform X2: protein MMSTTSIDPQTSKGQDAKVQNGSLHQKETVHDNDFEPYLTGQSNQNNSYQSMTDPYLSSYYAPSIGFPYPLSEAPWSTGGDPPIPYLTPYAPLSNGDHHFMHDTVFGQPGGLGSSIYPHRFNFFPENPAFSAWGTSGSQGQQTQSSAYGGSYSYPPSSLGGTLVPDGQTGFHSDTLNKAPGMNSLEQGMVGLKIGGDVTGGGSGVKTVGSVIGGGAVATAVATGNGGTPIGMPPPKPTSWAAIASKPAKQQQLKVKPKPGMPMAGGALPPPPIKHNMDIGTWDNKGPVTKVASPLPPHHQHHHHQQQQQLHSHGHLSHPHGLPPPPQPPMPSAQSLAQQMAMQGPPPPQPYQNHNQPPPPQTRWVAPRNRNPGYSGGGSVDSSGSSSGGGIGNGGGVGPPGSGSIESHPVLEQLRAAHSYNPKDFDWNLKNGRVFIIKSYSEDDIHRSIKYSIWCSTEHGNKRLDAAFRAINGKGPVYLLFSVNGSGHFCGVAEMRSPVDYGTSAGVWAQDKWKGKFDVDWLFVKDVPNSQLRHIRLENNDNKPVTNSRDTQEVPLEKAKQVLKIIATYKHTTSIFDDFSHYEKRQEEEEVVRKSYDPAPIQNRSRLDQERQNRSKQ from the exons ATGATGTCTACCACCAGTATTGACCCCCAG ACGTCGAAAGGTCAAGATGCTAAAG tgcaaaatggcTCGCTGCATCAGAAGGAAACCGTTCATGACAATGACTTTGAACCTTACCTCACCGGCCAATCCAATCAG aATAACAGCTACCAATCCATGACTGACCCGTACCTGTCCAGCTACTATGCACCCTCCATTGGGTTCCCCTATCCTCTGAGTGAAGCCCCGTGGTCTACAGGTGGTGACCCTCCTATACCCTACCTGACCCCCTATGCCCCACTTAGCAATGGAGACCATCATTTCATGCACGACACAGTGTTCGGACAGCCCGGTGGACTGGGCAGCAGCATCTACCCTCACCGCTTTAACTTTTTCCCTGAGAACCCCGCCTTCTCCGCCTGGGGTACCAGTGGTTCCCAGGGCCAGCAGACTCAGAGCTCTGCCTACGGGGGCAGCTACAGCTACCCGCCCAGCTCCCTGGGGGGCACCCTGGTACCAGACGGGCAGACTGGTTTCCACAGTGACACCTTGAACAAGGCACCAGGCATGAACAGCCTGGAGCAAGGCATGGTGGGGCTGAAGATCGGTGGTGATGTGACCGGTGGCGGGTCTGGGGTCAAGACTGTGGGCTCGGTTATCGGTGGTGGTGCGGTGGCCACAGCAGTTGCTACGGGTAACGGTGGGACTCCGATTGGCATGCCCCCTCCCAAACCCACATCATGGGCGGCCATCGCCAGCAAGCCAgccaagcagcagcagcttaaGGTCAAGCCCAAGCCAGGCATGCCCATGGCTGGTGGAGCCCTTCCACCACCTCCCATCAAACACAACATGGACATTGGCACCTGGGACAACAAGGGGCCCGTGACCAAAGTGGCCTCCCCACTGCCgccccaccaccagcaccaccaccaccagcagcagcagcaactccACTCTCATGGCCATCTGTCCCACCCACATGGCTTGCCCCCGCCCCCTCAACCACCCATGCCCTCTGCCCAGTCACTTGCACAGCAAATGGCCATGCAAGGGCCGCCCCCACCGCAGCCGTACCAGAACCATAACCAACCCCCGCCCCCTCAGACCAGATGGGTTGCCCCTCGCAACCGTAACCCAGGATACAGTGGTGGAGGCAGTGTGGACAGCAGTGGCTCCTCCAGTGGCGGCGGGATTGGTAATGGCGGTGGTGTCGGCCCCCCAGGCTCCGGTTCCATCGAATCGCACCCGGTCCTGGAGCAGCTGCGCGCCGCGCACAGCTACAACCCCAAGGACTTTGACTGGAACCTGAAGAACGGCCGCGTGTTCATCATCAAGAGTTACTCGGAGGACGACATCCACCGCTCCATCAAGTACTCCATCTGGTGCAGCACGGAGCATGGCAACAAGCGACTGGACGCCGCCTTCCGCGCCATCAACGGCAAGGGCCCGGTCTACCTGCTGTTCAGCGTCAATGGCAGCGGCCATTTTTgtggcgtggccgagatgcgctCGCCTGTGGACTACGGCACGAGCGCGGGCGTCTGGGCCCAGGACAAGTGGAAAGGCAAGTTTGATGTGGACTGGCTTTTTGTCAAGGATGTACCCAACAGCCAGTTGCGGCACATCAGGCTTGAGAACAACGATAACAAGCCGGTGACCAACTCTCGCGACACACAGGAGGTGCCACTGGAGAAGGCCAAGCAGGTGCTGAAGATCATCGCCACCTACAAACACACCACCTCCATCTTTGATGACTTCTCACACTACGAGAAAcggcaggaagaggaggaggtggtgagaAAG AGCTATGACCCTGCTCCAATCCAGAACCGGTCCCGATTGGACCAG GAACGCCAAAATCGAAGTAAACAATAG
- the ythdf1 gene encoding YTH domain-containing family protein 1 isoform X1 — protein sequence MMSTTSIDPQTSKGQDAKVFPVSVQNGSLHQKETVHDNDFEPYLTGQSNQNNSYQSMTDPYLSSYYAPSIGFPYPLSEAPWSTGGDPPIPYLTPYAPLSNGDHHFMHDTVFGQPGGLGSSIYPHRFNFFPENPAFSAWGTSGSQGQQTQSSAYGGSYSYPPSSLGGTLVPDGQTGFHSDTLNKAPGMNSLEQGMVGLKIGGDVTGGGSGVKTVGSVIGGGAVATAVATGNGGTPIGMPPPKPTSWAAIASKPAKQQQLKVKPKPGMPMAGGALPPPPIKHNMDIGTWDNKGPVTKVASPLPPHHQHHHHQQQQQLHSHGHLSHPHGLPPPPQPPMPSAQSLAQQMAMQGPPPPQPYQNHNQPPPPQTRWVAPRNRNPGYSGGGSVDSSGSSSGGGIGNGGGVGPPGSGSIESHPVLEQLRAAHSYNPKDFDWNLKNGRVFIIKSYSEDDIHRSIKYSIWCSTEHGNKRLDAAFRAINGKGPVYLLFSVNGSGHFCGVAEMRSPVDYGTSAGVWAQDKWKGKFDVDWLFVKDVPNSQLRHIRLENNDNKPVTNSRDTQEVPLEKAKQVLKIIATYKHTTSIFDDFSHYEKRQEEEEVVRKSYDPAPIQNRSRLDQERQNRSKQ from the exons ATGATGTCTACCACCAGTATTGACCCCCAG ACGTCGAAAGGTCAAGATGCTAAAG TTTTTCccgtttcagtgcaaaatggcTCGCTGCATCAGAAGGAAACCGTTCATGACAATGACTTTGAACCTTACCTCACCGGCCAATCCAATCAG aATAACAGCTACCAATCCATGACTGACCCGTACCTGTCCAGCTACTATGCACCCTCCATTGGGTTCCCCTATCCTCTGAGTGAAGCCCCGTGGTCTACAGGTGGTGACCCTCCTATACCCTACCTGACCCCCTATGCCCCACTTAGCAATGGAGACCATCATTTCATGCACGACACAGTGTTCGGACAGCCCGGTGGACTGGGCAGCAGCATCTACCCTCACCGCTTTAACTTTTTCCCTGAGAACCCCGCCTTCTCCGCCTGGGGTACCAGTGGTTCCCAGGGCCAGCAGACTCAGAGCTCTGCCTACGGGGGCAGCTACAGCTACCCGCCCAGCTCCCTGGGGGGCACCCTGGTACCAGACGGGCAGACTGGTTTCCACAGTGACACCTTGAACAAGGCACCAGGCATGAACAGCCTGGAGCAAGGCATGGTGGGGCTGAAGATCGGTGGTGATGTGACCGGTGGCGGGTCTGGGGTCAAGACTGTGGGCTCGGTTATCGGTGGTGGTGCGGTGGCCACAGCAGTTGCTACGGGTAACGGTGGGACTCCGATTGGCATGCCCCCTCCCAAACCCACATCATGGGCGGCCATCGCCAGCAAGCCAgccaagcagcagcagcttaaGGTCAAGCCCAAGCCAGGCATGCCCATGGCTGGTGGAGCCCTTCCACCACCTCCCATCAAACACAACATGGACATTGGCACCTGGGACAACAAGGGGCCCGTGACCAAAGTGGCCTCCCCACTGCCgccccaccaccagcaccaccaccaccagcagcagcagcaactccACTCTCATGGCCATCTGTCCCACCCACATGGCTTGCCCCCGCCCCCTCAACCACCCATGCCCTCTGCCCAGTCACTTGCACAGCAAATGGCCATGCAAGGGCCGCCCCCACCGCAGCCGTACCAGAACCATAACCAACCCCCGCCCCCTCAGACCAGATGGGTTGCCCCTCGCAACCGTAACCCAGGATACAGTGGTGGAGGCAGTGTGGACAGCAGTGGCTCCTCCAGTGGCGGCGGGATTGGTAATGGCGGTGGTGTCGGCCCCCCAGGCTCCGGTTCCATCGAATCGCACCCGGTCCTGGAGCAGCTGCGCGCCGCGCACAGCTACAACCCCAAGGACTTTGACTGGAACCTGAAGAACGGCCGCGTGTTCATCATCAAGAGTTACTCGGAGGACGACATCCACCGCTCCATCAAGTACTCCATCTGGTGCAGCACGGAGCATGGCAACAAGCGACTGGACGCCGCCTTCCGCGCCATCAACGGCAAGGGCCCGGTCTACCTGCTGTTCAGCGTCAATGGCAGCGGCCATTTTTgtggcgtggccgagatgcgctCGCCTGTGGACTACGGCACGAGCGCGGGCGTCTGGGCCCAGGACAAGTGGAAAGGCAAGTTTGATGTGGACTGGCTTTTTGTCAAGGATGTACCCAACAGCCAGTTGCGGCACATCAGGCTTGAGAACAACGATAACAAGCCGGTGACCAACTCTCGCGACACACAGGAGGTGCCACTGGAGAAGGCCAAGCAGGTGCTGAAGATCATCGCCACCTACAAACACACCACCTCCATCTTTGATGACTTCTCACACTACGAGAAAcggcaggaagaggaggaggtggtgagaAAG AGCTATGACCCTGCTCCAATCCAGAACCGGTCCCGATTGGACCAG GAACGCCAAAATCGAAGTAAACAATAG